Proteins encoded by one window of Lycium barbarum isolate Lr01 chromosome 11, ASM1917538v2, whole genome shotgun sequence:
- the LOC132617009 gene encoding UDP-glucose flavonoid 3-O-glucosyltransferase 6-like gives MSHSKFQYPLQAKNMEETKKTQLVFVPIPGMGHLIPTLEMAKLLISREEHLLITVLIIKLPYDTKLSSYIESVLTNQNYNSQMKFVELPQDESMLQLLTNVNSFITFISSHKPQVKNSVTEILNSGSTRLGGLVIDMMCTAMIDVANEFGLPTYVFYTSSAAMLGLQLHLQCLRADFDQDVTDYKDDPEAELSVATYINPFPAKCLPSIALDKEDGSTMYLDLSKRLREAKAIIINTFLELESHAVKSLSLDENISLVYTPGPLLNLCVNNQDSSQQEILDWLDDQPASSVVFLCFGSLGSFNEEQIKEIAYALENSGCRFLWSLKKPLAKDGVFPVDYENSEDVLPDGFLKRTKETGKVIGWAPQVAILSHGAVGGFVSHCGWNSTLESIWFGVPLATWPIYSEQQANAFQLVKDLGVAMEIKMDYRKDLRGNNSNVIVKTEMIEKAIRQLMEPENEIRVKVKDMKEKSRLALKEGGSSYTSIGRFIEQVMDKTE, from the coding sequence ATGAGCCATAGCAAATTTCAATATCCTCTTCAAGCAAAAAACATGGAAGAGACCAAGAAAACACAATTGGTTTTCGTTCCTATTCCTGGAATGGGCCACCTAATACCCACACTGGAGATGGCAAAGCTTTTAATATCTAGAGAAGAACATCTCTTGATTACGGTCCTCATAATCAAGCTGCCTTACGACACCAAGCTCAGTTCCTACATCGAATCAGTCTTGACAAACCAAAACTACAACTCTCAAATGAAGTTCGTTGAACTCCCTCAGGACGAGTCCATGTTACAGCTACTCACAAACGTTAACAGTTTCATCACATTTATTTCAAGTCATAAGCCTCAAGTAAAAAACTCCGTGACTGAAATCCTGAATTCAGGATCGACTCGTCTTGGGGGCCTTGTTATTGACATGATGTGCACTGCAATGATAGACGTAGCCAATGAATTTGGACTCCCGACTTATGTTTTCTACACGTCTAGTGCTGCTATGCTTGGTCTTCAACTCCATTTGCAGTGTCTTAGGGCTGATTTTGACCAAGATGTGACAGATTACAAGGATGACCCTGAAGCAGAACTTTCTGTGGCAACGTATATCAATCCATTTCCGGCTAAATGTTTGCCATCTATAGCATTGGACAAGGAAGATGGTTCCACAATGTACCTTGATCTTTCTAAAAGGCTTCGAGAAGCTAAAGCTATTATCATAAACACTTTCTTGGAACTTGAATCTCATGCTGTCAAATCTCTCTCTCTCGACGAGAATATCTCACTTGTATACACGCCCGGACCCTTGCTAAACCTTTGTGTTAACAATCAAGATTCGTCTCAACAGGAAATTTTGGACTGGTTGGATGATCAACCTGCTTCATCAGTAGTGTTCCTCTGCTTTGGAAGCTTAGGAAGTTTCAATGAGGAGCAAATAAAGGAAATTGCATATGCTTTGGAGAACAGTGGATGTCGGTTCTTGTGGTCGCTAAAAAAGCCTTTGGCTAAAGATGGAGTTTTTCCAGTTGACTATGAAAACTCGGAAGATGTTTTGCCTGACGGGTTCTTAAAAAGAACGAAAGAAACCGGAAAGGTGATAGGATGGGCACCCCAGGTGGCAATATTGTCTCATGGTGCTGTAGGCGGCTTTGTGTCACACTGTGGATGGAATTCTACTTTAGAGAGTATTTGGTTCGGAGTGCCACTGGCAACGTGGCCAATATATTCGGAGCAGCAAGCAAATGCATTTCAATTGGTAAAGGATTTAGGGGTGGCAATGGAGATTAAGATGGATTATAGGAAGGATCTCAGAGGGAACAACTCGAATGTTATAGTAAAAACAGAGATGATAGAGAAAGCAATAAGGCAGCTAATGGAGCCTGAAAATGAAATAAGGGTGAAAGTGAAAGACATGAAGGAGAAGAGCAGATTGGCGCTAAAGGAAGGTGGCTCTTCATATACCTCCATTGGACGTTTTATCGAGCAGGTGATGGACAAAACGGAGTAA
- the LOC132619651 gene encoding putative receptor like protein 25 gives MFYGNLQCSIANSTWPRIQIVDLASNNFSGDLLPQYISNWEGMVGSSNYDNLHFEVVWFNKAYYQDTVTLTLKGRPVVIVKISAVYKSIDLSGNNFHGDIPDILGDFRSFYLLKISHNSLTGKIPTALGSLTQLESLDLSTNQLSGRIPNELVNLTFLCVMNLSVNQLSGRIPRGKQLDTFSEDSYRGNTGQCGFSLKTTCTVTKEDELLQPTSHPKHEIDGEYISFALGSCLTFGIVIWLLLNSQRYNERVDRALFRTFGEMLGRSFQDNILWEEKQKKVRREQFFSVEQQKR, from the coding sequence ATGTTTTATGGGAATCTCCAGTGTTCAATAGCTAATAGCACCTGGCCGAGAATTCAAATAGTAGATCTCGCTTCCAACAATTTCAGTGGTGATCTGTTACCACAATACATCTCAAATTGGGAAGGCATGGTGGGCAGCAGCAACTACGATAACTTGCATTTTGAAGTGGTATGGTTCAATAAGGCATACTACCAAGACACTGTGACTTTAACTCTAAAAGGGCGACCGGTGGTGATTGTGAAGATTTCGGCTGTTTATAAATCCATTGATTTATCTGGCAACAACTTTCATGGTGACATACCTGATATATTGGGAGATTTTAGGTCATTTTACCTTCTTAAAATATCACATAATTCTTTGACAGGAAAAATACCAACAGCCCTCGGAAGCTTGACTCAGCTTGAATCTTTAGATCTTTCGACGAACCAGTTAAGTGGAAGGATTCCCAATGAGCTTGTGAATCTCACATTCCTTTGTGTCATGAACCTGTCTGTTAATCAACTATCAGGAAGGATCCCAAGAGGCAAACAATTGGACACCTTCTCAGAAGATTCCTATCGAGGGAACACAGGGCAGTGCGGTTTCTCTTTAAAGACAACATGCACGGTTACCAAAGAAGATGAATTGTTGCAACCTACCAGCCATCCGAAACATGAAATTGACGGGGAATATATAAGTTTTGCCTTGGGATCTTGTCTGACTTTCGGCATTGTAATCTGGCTGCTTTTGAATAGCCAAAGATACAATGAACGCGTTGATAGAGCTCTGTTCAGAACTTTTGGTGAGATGCTAGGAAGAAGCTTTCAAGACAACATTTTGTgggaagaaaaacaaaagaaggtAAGGCGAGAACAGTTTTTCTCCGTAGAGCAACAGAAAAGATAA
- the LOC132619652 gene encoding receptor-like protein 7, which yields MLMELHLDGVIISSSDWCLALSSSTPHLRVLSLRNCNISAALGPLLLNLHFHSVINLKGNNLSTTVPEFLANFTKLTSLSLSYCNLQGEFPNNIFQVPTLEYLDFSSNQHLTGNLPDEFPQNVSLRQVFLSYTSFVGSLPDSIVNLSTLTRLDLSACNFSGTIPSTIEDLTGYFI from the coding sequence ATGCTCATGGAACTTCACCTTGATGGCGTGATAATTTCATCAAGCGATTGGTGCTTAGCATTATCTTCATCGACACCTCATTTGAGAGTATTAAGCTTGAGAAATTGTAATATTTCAGCTGCGCTTGGTCCCCTCCTCCTAAATCTTCATTTCCATTCAGTCATTAATCTCAAAGGGAACAATTTATCCACTACAGTTCCAGAATTCCTAGCAAATTTTACAAAATTGACATCCTTGAGTCTCTCCTATTGCAACTTGCAAGGTGAATTTCCTAATAATATCTTTCAGGTACCAACACTTGAATATCTTGATTTTTCAAGCAATCAACACCTCACTGGTAATTTACCTGATGAATTcccgcaaaatgtttcgttaagGCAAGTATTCCTTAGCTACACAAGTTTTGTTGGTTCGCTTCCAGATTCAATCGTTAACCTAAGCACTTTGACCAGGCTTGACTTGTCTGCTTGCAATTTCAGTGGAACTATTCCATCAACAATAGAAGATCTCACAGGCTACTTCATTTAG
- the LOC132618878 gene encoding anthocyanidin 3-O-glucosyltransferase 2-like has protein sequence MKRVELVFIPGPGMGHLVSTVEMAKQLVDREDQLSITVLIMTLPMETKIPSYTKSLSSNYTSRIRLLELTQPETSVNMGSATHPMKFMSEFITSYKGRVKDAVADMFSSLSSVKLAGFVIDMFCTAMIDVANDFGVPSYLFYTSGAAMLGLQFHFQSLISQNVLSYLDSESEVLIPTYINPVPVKCLPGLILDNDEYSIMFLDLARRFKETKGIMVNTFVEVESHALKALSDDEKIPPIYPVGPILNLGGGNDGHGKEYDSIMKWLDGQPNSSVVFLCFGSMGSFEEDQVKEIANALESSGYQFLWSLRQPPPKDKLQFPSEFENLEEVLPEGFLQRTKGRGKMIGWAPQVAILSHPSVGGFVSHCGWNSTLESVRSGVPMATWPMYAEQQSNAFQLVKDLEMAVEIKMDYRKDFMTINQPVLVKAEEIGNGIRQLMDLENKIRAKVRKMKEKSEAAIMEGGSSYVALGNFVETVMKS, from the coding sequence ATGAAGAGAGTAGAGTTAGTATTCATTCCTGGTCCTGGGATGGGTCACCTTGTATCCACTGTGGAGATGGCAAAGCAACTAGTAGATAGAGAAGATCAACTTTCCATCACAGTTCTCATCATGACACTACCCATGGAGACAAAGATCCCATCATATACTAAATCACTGTCCTCAAACTACACTTCTCGCATAAGGTTGCTTGAACTTACCCAACCTGAGACCTCAGTTAATATGGGCAGTGCTACTCATCCCATGAAGTTTATGTCAGAGTTCATCACCAGCTACAAGGGTCGCGTCAAAGACGCCGTTGCTGATATGTTTAGTTCGTTAAGCTCTGTGAAGCTTGCGGGATTTGTAATAGACATGTTCTGCACTGCAATGATTGATGTAGCGAACGATTTTGGAGTCCCAAGTTATCTCTTCTACACTTCTGGTGCAGCTATGCTAGGACTCCAATTCCATTTTCAAAGTCTAATTAGCCAGAATGTGCTTAGCTACCTCGATTCTGAGTCAGAAGTACTGATCCCCACTTACATTAATCCGGTTCCAGTCAAATGTTTGCCTGGGTTAATCCTAGACAATGATGAATATAGCATCATGTTcctcgatcttgcaagaagattCAAGGAGACGAAAGGAATTATGGTGAACACTTTTGTTGAGGTTGAATCGCACGCTTTGAAAGCTCTCTCTGATGATGAGAAAATCCCACCAATCTACCCTGTTGGGCCTATACTAAACCTTGGAGGTGGTAATGATGGTCACGGAAAAGAATATGATTCGATTATGAAGTGGCTTGACGGGCAGCCTAATTCATCAGTGGTTTTCCTCTGCTTTGGAAGCATGGGGAGTTTCGAAGAAGATCAGGTGAAGGAAATAGCAAATGCTCTAGAGAGCAGTGGCTACCAGTTCTTGTGGTCGCTAAGGCAACCTCCACCAAAAGACAAGCTACAATTCCCAAGCGAATTCGAGAATCTTGAGGAAGTCTTGCCGGAGGGATTCTTGCAAAGGACTAAAGGAAGGGGAAAGATGATAGGATGGGCACCCCAGGTGGCTATTTTGTCTCATCCTTCAGTAGGAGGATTCGTATCTCATTGTGGTTGGAATTCGACTCTGGAGAGTGTTCGTAGTGGAGTGCCGATGGCAACATGGCCAATGTATGCAGAACAACAGAGCAATGCATTTCAATTGGTGAAGGATTTGGAGATGGCAGTGGAGATTAAGATGGATTACAGGAAAGATTTTATGACAATAAACCAACCAGTGCTGGTGAAAGCAGAAGAGATAGGAAATGGAATTAGGCAGCTGATGGATTTAGAGAATAAAATCAGGGCCAAGGTGAGGAAGATGAAGGAGAAAAGCGAAGCAGCTATCATGGAAGGTGGTTCATCATATGTAGCTTTAGGTAATTTTGTTGAGACTGTCATGAAGAGCTAA